A genomic stretch from Fodinibius salinus includes:
- the tyrS gene encoding tyrosine--tRNA ligase has translation MSFLPVQEQLEVIKRGTVEIVPEDELVEKLKKSKEEGSPLKIKLGCDPTRPDLHLGHSVILRKLRQFQDLGHEAILIIGDFTALIGDPTGQNKTRPALSPEEIKENAETYLDQATKILDESKTSIVYNSEWLGDMDFEDVIKLTSKLTVARMIERDDFSKRYNNNQPISLHEFLYPLAQGQDSVHLQSDVELGGTDQKFNLLVGRELQKDAEQEPQIALMMPLLVGTDGTKKMSKSYDNYIGITESANDMYGKVLSIPDDLMYSWFELLSDVDVDELPKYEKKIEEDPRDTKHELALSITRIYHGEDKAQQARKNFEQTVIGDAIPDDAPTLEYSSGNEVRLLDIVSDAEFTSSNGETKRLIQQGGISIDDEKVSDKGYSVTFEEDTEFTLKVGKRNYAIVKGK, from the coding sequence ATGTCATTTTTACCTGTTCAAGAACAACTAGAAGTTATAAAGCGTGGTACTGTCGAAATTGTACCCGAAGATGAGCTTGTTGAAAAGCTCAAGAAATCGAAAGAAGAAGGTTCCCCACTAAAGATTAAATTGGGATGTGACCCTACCCGGCCGGATCTACATCTGGGGCATTCGGTCATCCTTCGAAAACTGCGACAGTTTCAGGATCTAGGCCACGAGGCAATTCTAATAATTGGAGATTTCACCGCCCTGATTGGAGATCCCACCGGACAAAATAAAACGCGTCCTGCTCTGTCACCTGAAGAAATAAAGGAAAATGCTGAAACTTATCTCGATCAGGCCACGAAAATTCTGGATGAAAGCAAAACCTCCATTGTTTATAATTCAGAATGGCTGGGAGATATGGATTTTGAGGATGTCATTAAGCTGACCTCTAAACTAACGGTAGCCCGTATGATTGAACGGGATGATTTCTCCAAGCGATACAACAACAATCAACCTATTTCGCTACACGAATTTTTATATCCACTGGCACAAGGACAGGATTCTGTACACCTGCAATCGGATGTTGAGCTGGGCGGAACCGATCAAAAGTTTAATTTATTAGTAGGTCGAGAACTCCAAAAAGATGCTGAACAAGAGCCCCAGATTGCCCTTATGATGCCACTGCTTGTGGGCACGGACGGGACCAAAAAGATGTCGAAATCATACGACAACTATATTGGTATTACCGAAAGTGCTAACGATATGTACGGCAAGGTGTTATCGATTCCCGATGATTTAATGTACTCGTGGTTTGAGCTGCTTTCGGATGTGGATGTAGATGAGCTCCCAAAGTATGAAAAGAAAATTGAAGAAGATCCTCGTGATACCAAACATGAGCTGGCACTGAGCATCACCCGTATTTATCACGGTGAAGATAAAGCGCAGCAGGCCCGTAAAAACTTTGAACAAACCGTCATTGGCGATGCCATCCCCGATGATGCTCCAACTCTTGAATATTCTTCGGGTAATGAAGTGCGACTGTTGGATATCGTCTCCGATGCCGAATTCACCTCCAGCAACGGTGAAACCAAGCGCCTTATTCAACAAGGTGGTATCTCTATTGATGATGAAAAAGTTTCAGACAAGGGATACAGCGTAACCTTTGAGGAAGATACAGAGTTCACTCTAAAGGTGGGCAAACGGAATTATGCGATTGTAAAAGGTAAGTAA
- a CDS encoding helix-turn-helix transcriptional regulator, which produces MNSSERRMKLILMLQQSNSRIMVDDIAEKFDVSRRTVFRDFNSLSEMNVPVTYDKYNGYGIMRSYKIPPLMFTSKELATIMVGLNFVKSQIDKKLIEDAKGVELKIKEVVPDDLLEFMESLEERTVVDPYLNFGGQKMEGGDWYIISNAISENQSIKCEYRAKSNEEVTNRKIDPYLIVFFRDHWNVIGHSHKRDAVRNFVLDRMSDIQILDENFVPHGKIDVEGLIFRSDESSYKVEVDVQKSALKRFKANLPAKIINKKEIKPNLFRFSFFFDNLRFINEWLLQFPRELKIVGPELLIEKRKKLLKEMMEPTK; this is translated from the coding sequence ATGAATAGCTCCGAGCGTAGAATGAAGCTTATCCTTATGCTTCAACAATCCAACAGCCGTATTATGGTTGATGATATCGCCGAAAAATTTGACGTCAGCCGACGGACAGTTTTCAGGGATTTTAACTCTCTTTCTGAAATGAACGTGCCTGTAACCTATGACAAATACAATGGGTATGGCATAATGCGGAGTTATAAGATACCACCACTGATGTTTACCTCAAAAGAACTAGCCACTATTATGGTTGGGCTCAACTTTGTAAAGTCCCAAATTGATAAAAAACTGATTGAAGATGCCAAAGGTGTAGAGCTTAAAATAAAAGAAGTAGTGCCCGATGACCTGCTTGAATTTATGGAATCGTTGGAAGAACGTACTGTAGTTGATCCATACTTAAATTTTGGTGGTCAAAAAATGGAGGGTGGTGACTGGTATATTATCAGCAATGCGATCTCCGAAAACCAATCGATTAAATGTGAGTACCGGGCAAAATCAAATGAAGAAGTTACCAATCGGAAAATTGATCCCTACCTTATTGTTTTTTTCCGAGACCACTGGAATGTTATAGGTCATTCCCACAAAAGAGATGCTGTACGTAATTTTGTACTCGATCGTATGTCAGATATCCAAATTCTGGATGAAAATTTTGTACCGCATGGCAAAATCGACGTAGAAGGGTTAATTTTCCGTTCTGACGAGAGTTCGTACAAAGTGGAGGTCGATGTACAAAAAAGTGCCCTAAAGCGATTCAAGGCTAATCTGCCGGCTAAAATTATTAATAAAAAAGAAATTAAGCCTAACTTATTTAGGTTTTCGTTTTTCTTTGATAATCTGCGGTTCATCAATGAATGGCTTCTGCAATTCCCAAGGGAGCTAAAAATTGTCGGTCCCGAGCTTTTAATTGAAAAAAGAAAGAAGTTGCTCAAAGAAATGATGGAACCAACTAAATAA
- a CDS encoding MarR family winged helix-turn-helix transcriptional regulator, with protein sequence MGTHYEGSERELQTLNAFIKLVRATESINNRLNRHHAEVDLTVSQFGVLEALYHLGPLNQKSLGEKLLKSGGNITMVIDNLEKSGWVERQRDPEDRRAMLIHLTDEGEAFISSYFPQHLSRIVEEFDILSSQELEELATICKKLGLQEEK encoded by the coding sequence ATGGGAACGCATTACGAGGGGAGCGAAAGAGAGCTGCAAACATTAAATGCTTTTATTAAGCTGGTCCGAGCGACCGAAAGTATTAACAATAGGTTAAACCGCCACCATGCCGAGGTGGATCTTACCGTCAGTCAATTTGGTGTGCTCGAGGCCCTGTATCACCTTGGCCCACTAAATCAAAAATCCTTGGGAGAAAAACTCCTTAAAAGTGGCGGTAACATTACTATGGTCATTGATAACCTTGAAAAAAGTGGATGGGTTGAGCGGCAGCGAGATCCCGAAGACCGGCGGGCCATGCTAATACACCTTACCGACGAAGGAGAAGCATTTATTTCATCATATTTTCCACAGCACCTGTCACGTATTGTCGAAGAGTTTGACATACTTTCATCCCAAGAGCTTGAGGAACTAGCTACTATTTGTAAAAAATTAGGACTACAAGAAGAAAAATAG
- the rpmB gene encoding 50S ribosomal protein L28, translating to MARKDDITGKGAQNGYRSSNANNKTKHKFEQNLQKKKFYVPEEDKWVTLKVSAKTLRTINKKGIHAVLQEAREKGTIIKDV from the coding sequence ATGGCACGCAAAGATGATATTACGGGGAAAGGCGCACAAAATGGCTACCGTTCCTCGAATGCAAATAACAAGACGAAGCACAAATTTGAGCAGAACCTGCAAAAAAAGAAGTTTTATGTGCCCGAAGAAGATAAGTGGGTAACGCTGAAGGTTTCTGCCAAAACACTTCGTACCATTAACAAGAAAGGAATTCACGCTGTACTTCAAGAAGCGCGTGAGAAAGGAACGATTATAAAAGACGTTTAA
- the gyrB gene encoding DNA topoisomerase (ATP-hydrolyzing) subunit B — MAKKKGSDYKAENIQVLEGLEAVRKRPAMYIGDVGKRGLHHLINEVIDNSIDEAMEGHCDQLDVEINEDGSITITDNGRGIPVDEHPKIKLPAVEVVLTKLHAGGKFDKNTYKVSGGLHGVGVSCVNALSSHFYAEIHRDGKIYVMEFEHGKTVQPLEEKGETDKTGTKITFTPDPEIFKETREFKYDIVADRMRELAFLNPQITISLEDKRGNGREEEFHYEGGVKDFVEYLDEDRDPMMKEPIMITGEVDMVPVELAIQYNGGYSKNVHSYVNNINTREGGTHISGFRRAQTRSLKKYAKDNNLIKSDISVSGEDFREGMTAVLSVKVPEPQFEGQTKTKLGNSEVQSAVEKIVYEQLNEFLERNPKVAKKILKKVILAAEAREAARKARDLIKRKSAMSGGGLPGKLADCSIKDPEHSEIYLVEGDSAGGSAKMGRNRSFQAILPLRGKILNTEKAKINRILENNEIQAMITALGAGVGHSEEDFDLEQLRYHKIIIMTDADVDGSHIRTLLLTFFYRYMKPLIEGGHIYIATPPLYRISYTRDNIEYAWDDDTRDSIIADLKDSRTKFDVSRYKGLGEMNPEQLWETTMDPETRTLQKVTVENAARADKVFSRLMGADVKPRREFIENNAEYATLDI; from the coding sequence ATGGCGAAAAAGAAAGGTTCGGATTATAAGGCGGAAAATATACAGGTCTTAGAAGGTTTGGAGGCTGTGCGTAAACGTCCGGCGATGTACATTGGAGATGTTGGAAAGCGCGGACTTCATCACTTGATAAATGAGGTTATTGATAACTCTATTGATGAAGCAATGGAGGGCCACTGTGACCAGTTAGATGTAGAAATTAATGAAGATGGTTCGATCACTATTACAGATAACGGTCGTGGAATTCCGGTTGATGAACATCCCAAAATTAAATTACCAGCAGTAGAAGTTGTACTCACCAAACTGCACGCGGGTGGTAAGTTTGATAAAAATACATATAAGGTTTCTGGTGGTCTTCACGGAGTAGGTGTGAGTTGCGTGAACGCACTTTCATCACACTTTTATGCTGAGATTCATCGTGATGGCAAAATTTACGTGATGGAATTTGAACACGGCAAAACAGTTCAGCCGCTTGAAGAGAAGGGGGAAACCGACAAAACGGGTACGAAAATTACGTTTACGCCCGATCCGGAAATTTTTAAAGAAACCCGGGAATTTAAGTACGATATTGTTGCTGATCGGATGCGGGAGCTTGCCTTTTTGAATCCCCAAATTACGATTTCGCTTGAGGATAAGCGAGGCAATGGACGTGAAGAAGAATTCCATTACGAGGGCGGAGTTAAAGATTTTGTTGAGTATTTGGATGAAGATCGTGATCCCATGATGAAGGAGCCTATCATGATTACCGGAGAAGTTGATATGGTTCCGGTAGAGTTAGCTATCCAATATAATGGAGGGTACTCTAAAAATGTACATTCTTACGTAAATAATATTAATACGCGTGAGGGCGGTACACACATTTCCGGATTCCGAAGAGCACAGACTCGATCTCTAAAAAAGTATGCTAAGGACAATAATTTAATTAAGAGTGATATTAGCGTATCCGGTGAAGATTTTAGAGAAGGAATGACAGCTGTGCTGAGTGTAAAAGTACCTGAGCCACAATTTGAGGGACAGACAAAAACAAAGCTCGGTAACTCCGAGGTTCAAAGTGCTGTTGAGAAAATTGTTTATGAGCAACTCAATGAATTTCTCGAGCGGAATCCTAAAGTAGCCAAAAAGATTCTTAAGAAAGTTATTCTGGCCGCCGAGGCACGTGAAGCTGCCCGAAAGGCCAGAGACCTTATCAAGCGTAAAAGTGCTATGAGTGGTGGAGGGCTGCCCGGTAAACTGGCAGACTGTTCCATAAAAGATCCTGAACACAGCGAAATTTATTTGGTAGAGGGCGACTCTGCCGGCGGATCTGCAAAGATGGGGCGAAACAGAAGCTTTCAGGCTATTTTGCCCCTGCGTGGTAAGATTCTTAACACCGAGAAAGCCAAGATTAACCGCATTCTCGAAAACAATGAAATTCAGGCCATGATTACGGCGCTTGGTGCCGGGGTAGGACACTCCGAAGAAGATTTTGATCTCGAGCAATTACGCTACCACAAAATTATTATTATGACAGATGCTGATGTGGATGGTTCACACATTCGCACGCTGCTTCTTACCTTCTTCTATCGTTATATGAAGCCGCTTATCGAAGGAGGACATATTTATATTGCTACTCCACCGCTTTATCGTATTTCATATACGCGGGATAATATTGAGTATGCATGGGATGATGACACGCGAGATAGTATCATAGCTGATCTCAAAGACTCCCGAACCAAGTTTGATGTATCACGATATAAGGGACTTGGAGAAATGAATCCGGAGCAGCTTTGGGAAACTACGATGGACCCGGAAACACGTACGCTGCAAAAAGTTACGGTTGAAAATGCCGCTCGGGCAGATAAAGTATTTTCAAGGCTTATGGGCGCTGACGTTAAGCCCCGTCGCGAATTTATCGAGAATAATGCGGAATATGCTACACTCGACATTTAA
- a CDS encoding GatB/YqeY domain-containing protein, which yields MADLKQAMKDKDQDRLRVLRSLKSKLLEREISERKDGEASLSDEQAVEVLMKAAKQRKESIEQFEKGDRQDLADGERAELEIIESYLPEMLSEDEVRDIAQEKINDLGAEDMSDMGQVMGIMMQELKGKAEGSLVSKIVKDELS from the coding sequence ATGGCTGATTTAAAACAGGCCATGAAGGATAAGGATCAAGACCGGCTACGTGTTCTTCGTTCTCTTAAATCAAAGCTACTAGAACGTGAAATCAGTGAGCGTAAAGATGGTGAAGCGTCCCTTTCTGATGAGCAAGCTGTTGAGGTCCTTATGAAGGCTGCCAAGCAGCGCAAGGAATCAATCGAACAGTTTGAAAAAGGAGATCGGCAAGATCTTGCGGATGGAGAACGTGCCGAACTGGAAATTATCGAATCTTATCTGCCGGAGATGCTTTCGGAAGATGAAGTTCGCGATATTGCCCAAGAAAAAATAAATGATCTTGGCGCTGAAGATATGTCCGACATGGGGCAAGTTATGGGTATTATGATGCAAGAGCTTAAAGGCAAAGCCGAAGGATCATTGGTTAGCAAGATCGTTAAGGATGAACTTTCTTAA
- a CDS encoding CvpA family protein — protein MNLLDCLILLPIAFFCYRGFVNGIIKEVLSIVGMILAVFFSFQYMDPVGKLIAPLFSEASAVIPFASGLLIFITTLAIVHLIAYLSKKFLEIVKLNTINRLAGAGFGFLKSGIAVSAILLILAGFSLPSKEARQESATYPYIVYLAPWSYDMIAKVWPGAEDFSSTVQHTLDKYNPIDDFPILDNNSNS, from the coding sequence ATGAATTTGCTGGATTGCCTGATACTACTGCCCATAGCCTTCTTTTGTTACCGTGGTTTTGTTAACGGCATAATTAAGGAAGTGCTCAGTATTGTCGGCATGATTCTGGCCGTCTTTTTTTCTTTTCAATACATGGATCCGGTGGGAAAACTGATTGCTCCCCTGTTTTCAGAAGCATCTGCTGTTATTCCCTTTGCCTCCGGGCTGCTCATTTTTATCACTACGTTGGCCATTGTTCACCTGATTGCTTATCTCAGCAAAAAGTTTTTAGAAATCGTTAAGTTGAACACGATTAATCGTCTGGCCGGGGCCGGTTTTGGGTTTTTGAAAAGCGGTATAGCTGTAAGTGCCATCCTGTTAATCTTAGCAGGATTTAGCCTGCCTTCAAAAGAAGCTCGTCAAGAGTCAGCCACCTATCCTTACATTGTATATCTTGCTCCATGGTCTTACGATATGATAGCTAAAGTATGGCCTGGAGCTGAAGATTTTTCGTCTACTGTTCAGCATACGCTCGATAAATATAATCCCATTGATGATTTTCCCATTTTAGATAATAACAGTAATTCCTAA
- a CDS encoding DUF4295 domain-containing protein: MAKKKTFGTEEGSEDNSDRRMAKVIVATETGNNKFGYKEAIVDEDDVQDFINENKD; this comes from the coding sequence ATGGCTAAGAAAAAAACATTTGGAACTGAAGAAGGATCTGAAGATAACTCGGATCGGCGTATGGCAAAAGTGATTGTTGCTACCGAAACCGGTAATAACAAATTCGGTTATAAAGAAGCAATAGTTGATGAAGATGATGTGCAGGATTTCATCAACGAAAACAAAGACTAG
- the gyrA gene encoding DNA gyrase subunit A produces the protein MAREKIVPVAIEDEMQSAYIDYSMSVIVSRALPDVRDGLKPVHRRILYGMSELGMLHNRNYKKSARIVGEVLGKYHPHGDSAVYDSIVRMVQTFSLRYPLVDGQGNFGSIDGDSAAAMRYTEVRMERIAEEMLTDINKETVDFQTNFDDTLQEPTVLPGMLPNLLLNGASGIAVGMSTNMPPHNLTETIDGIIAYLENPDIDCEGLMEHISAPDFPTGGIIYGYDGVKKAYETGRGKITMRARCTTEELRRGREQIVVTEIPYQVNKTTLIEKIARLTRNEKIEEISEIRDESDREGMRIVVVLKRGSNTGIVLNQLYKYTQMQKTFGVINLALVQGRPKVMPLKELIHHYVEHRIEIIIRRTLYDLDQAEARAHILEGLKIALDDLDEVIKTIRASDSPKEANKALRSKFALTDIQAKAILDMRLQKLTGLERDKVELEYKDIAEKIEGYRGILGNRDRQTDIIKEELLEIQDRYGDSRRTQIVHSAEDFSVEDMIADEDVVITISNKGFIKRMPVSGYRRQKRGGKGMKGTNTKDDEYVEHLFVATNHNYILFFTEKGQCYWLKVYEIPEGSRTARGRAIVNLINIDKDDNIKTFVPVKTLDDEEYINDHSIVMATKDGKVKKTTLEAYSRPRTNGIIAININEDDSLLEASLTDGESNIILANREGRAIRFHESEVRDMGRNTTGVKGMTLSDKNELVDMVVIKNTHEATVLAISENGYGKRSLVEDYREQSRGGKGVITLKVTKKTGDLIALKEVSDKDDLMIITESGKVIRMNCGDIRTMGRNTQGVRIMRLESDAKIGAVTRVVNEEEDATV, from the coding sequence ATGGCTAGAGAAAAAATTGTACCTGTTGCAATAGAAGACGAGATGCAATCGGCATACATTGATTATTCGATGTCTGTTATTGTTTCTCGAGCCCTCCCGGACGTTCGGGATGGCCTAAAACCCGTTCACCGGCGCATTTTATATGGGATGAGTGAACTGGGAATGCTGCACAACAGAAACTATAAAAAGAGTGCACGTATTGTCGGTGAAGTGTTGGGGAAATATCACCCGCACGGTGACTCGGCGGTTTATGATTCTATTGTGCGAATGGTACAAACCTTTTCGCTGCGTTATCCACTAGTTGACGGACAAGGGAACTTTGGATCTATTGACGGTGACTCCGCGGCGGCCATGCGTTACACAGAGGTACGGATGGAGCGTATTGCAGAAGAGATGCTTACGGATATCAACAAAGAAACCGTTGATTTCCAGACCAACTTTGATGATACGTTGCAAGAGCCAACGGTATTGCCGGGCATGTTGCCTAACCTATTACTCAACGGAGCATCTGGTATTGCCGTGGGGATGTCCACAAATATGCCTCCGCATAACCTTACTGAAACTATTGACGGCATCATTGCTTACCTCGAGAATCCTGATATTGATTGCGAAGGGTTGATGGAGCATATCTCTGCGCCTGATTTCCCAACAGGAGGTATTATTTATGGGTATGACGGCGTTAAGAAAGCCTATGAAACAGGGCGCGGTAAAATTACGATGCGTGCCCGTTGTACTACTGAGGAACTTCGTCGGGGTCGCGAGCAAATTGTAGTTACAGAAATTCCCTATCAGGTAAACAAAACTACGCTTATAGAGAAGATTGCGCGGCTAACACGCAATGAAAAAATTGAAGAAATTTCAGAAATCCGTGATGAATCTGACCGCGAAGGCATGCGGATAGTTGTAGTTCTTAAGCGGGGTTCCAATACGGGTATTGTACTCAACCAGTTGTACAAATATACGCAGATGCAGAAAACATTTGGCGTGATTAACCTGGCCTTGGTGCAAGGACGTCCTAAAGTAATGCCGCTCAAAGAGTTAATTCATCATTATGTTGAGCATCGTATTGAGATTATCATCCGTCGTACGCTGTATGATCTCGACCAGGCCGAAGCACGTGCTCATATTCTTGAGGGTCTTAAAATTGCTCTTGATGATCTGGATGAAGTTATTAAAACAATTCGTGCTTCCGACAGTCCCAAAGAAGCAAATAAAGCACTTCGCAGCAAGTTTGCACTGACGGACATTCAGGCCAAAGCCATTTTGGATATGCGCCTGCAAAAACTGACAGGGCTCGAGCGTGACAAAGTAGAACTAGAGTACAAGGACATTGCCGAAAAGATTGAAGGTTACCGCGGAATCCTGGGCAATCGCGACCGACAGACGGATATTATAAAGGAAGAGTTGCTGGAGATACAGGATCGATATGGAGATTCGCGTCGTACGCAGATTGTGCATTCGGCCGAAGACTTTAGCGTTGAGGATATGATTGCTGATGAAGATGTGGTAATCACGATCTCAAACAAAGGCTTTATTAAGCGGATGCCGGTGAGCGGATATCGACGCCAGAAACGTGGTGGAAAGGGAATGAAAGGGACCAACACCAAGGATGACGAATATGTAGAGCACCTGTTTGTTGCGACCAATCACAATTATATTCTGTTCTTTACCGAAAAGGGTCAGTGTTATTGGCTCAAGGTATATGAAATTCCCGAAGGTTCACGAACGGCAAGGGGACGAGCAATTGTCAACCTTATCAATATTGATAAGGATGATAACATTAAAACTTTCGTTCCTGTTAAAACATTAGATGATGAGGAATACATTAACGATCATTCCATCGTGATGGCAACCAAAGATGGAAAAGTTAAGAAAACAACCCTTGAAGCATATAGTCGTCCACGCACTAACGGTATTATTGCCATCAATATTAATGAGGACGACAGCCTGCTTGAAGCATCACTAACAGACGGTGAAAGTAATATTATCCTTGCCAATCGCGAAGGACGTGCTATTCGATTCCATGAAAGTGAAGTTCGAGATATGGGACGAAATACTACCGGAGTGAAAGGAATGACACTCTCCGATAAAAATGAATTGGTGGATATGGTTGTCATCAAAAACACTCATGAAGCTACAGTTCTAGCGATATCAGAAAATGGATACGGCAAGCGTTCGTTGGTAGAAGATTATCGCGAGCAAAGCCGTGGAGGGAAAGGAGTTATTACGCTCAAGGTTACCAAGAAAACGGGTGATCTTATTGCCCTTAAAGAAGTGTCGGACAAAGATGATCTGATGATTATCACGGAATCTGGCAAGGTAATTCGCATGAATTGTGGTGATATCCGAACGATGGGACGAAATACCCAGGGAGTTCGGATTATGCGTCTCGAATCTGATGCAAAGATTGGGGCCGTAACACGCGTTGTCAACGAAGAAGAGGATGCAACGGTGTAG
- a CDS encoding FtsX-like permease family protein: MKTNALIARRYLFSKKHVSLISTLTGISITGVTIGTALLIVVLSVFSGFFEVIKGFLLQNDPDIRIESTASDTFVFTGDMQQTLADKPEIKDLASYVKGKSLMVHPQVNDQVVQVKGINQDEYFKINKLSNNIVKGSIDLGVKNRIPGMLLNEKLMREMNLEVGDKIALLSADGMRKSLTQFSLPRNYRFEIRGTYSRLQITDGPAVFIEQEAGQRLFETKNAISGIDIRLQKTEEAEGVKTSLQNKLGSTYKISTWYDLQQPLYDIMYLEKWSSYLILMIIVIVAVLNIIGSLTMIVIQKNRDIGVLQTMGFTPSDIKQIFIRQGLYIGLIGCFIGGGIGLLLSWLQKQYGLIKLSSAFIIDAYPVSIEYLDVSIVLIGSLLLCVLASWYPARRASRVEPADAIRYD, from the coding sequence ATGAAAACAAATGCACTAATAGCAAGACGCTATCTCTTTTCAAAAAAGCATGTTTCGCTGATTTCTACACTTACCGGGATCAGTATTACGGGTGTTACTATTGGAACAGCTCTGTTGATTGTAGTACTGTCGGTATTTAGTGGGTTCTTTGAGGTGATCAAGGGGTTCTTGCTGCAGAATGATCCGGATATACGTATAGAATCGACAGCTTCAGATACGTTTGTATTTACTGGAGATATGCAGCAAACATTGGCCGATAAACCTGAAATTAAGGATCTTGCTTCTTACGTAAAGGGTAAGTCGCTGATGGTTCATCCGCAAGTGAATGATCAGGTAGTACAGGTTAAAGGCATTAATCAAGATGAATACTTTAAGATTAATAAGCTCAGTAATAATATAGTAAAGGGTTCTATTGATTTAGGAGTTAAAAATAGAATTCCGGGCATGTTGCTTAATGAAAAGCTAATGAGGGAAATGAACCTTGAGGTGGGAGATAAAATTGCCTTGCTGAGTGCTGATGGAATGCGTAAATCGTTAACTCAGTTTTCTCTGCCTCGTAATTATCGATTTGAGATACGTGGTACGTATTCGCGGTTGCAAATTACAGATGGGCCGGCAGTTTTTATAGAACAAGAGGCAGGACAGCGGTTATTTGAAACTAAGAATGCTATTTCCGGCATCGATATTCGACTTCAAAAAACCGAAGAGGCTGAAGGAGTAAAAACTTCGCTGCAGAATAAGCTGGGCAGTACTTATAAAATATCAACCTGGTATGATTTGCAACAGCCACTTTATGATATAATGTATCTCGAAAAATGGAGTTCGTATCTTATTTTGATGATTATAGTGATTGTGGCTGTGTTAAATATCATTGGTTCATTGACGATGATTGTCATTCAGAAAAATCGTGATATTGGTGTGCTACAGACAATGGGTTTTACGCCCTCAGATATCAAACAAATATTCATCCGGCAAGGGTTATATATTGGACTGATCGGTTGTTTTATAGGCGGGGGAATAGGCCTGCTGCTTAGCTGGCTGCAGAAACAGTATGGTCTTATCAAGCTTTCTTCGGCATTTATTATTGACGCCTATCCCGTGAGTATTGAATACCTGGATGTGAGTATTGTGCTTATTGGCAGTTTACTGCTATGTGTGCTGGCCAGCTGGTATCCTGCGCGCAGAGCTTCTCGGGTAGAGCCCGCTGATGCGATACGTTATGATTGA
- a CDS encoding exodeoxyribonuclease III has product MLKISSLNANGIRAAHRHGFTDWIEESHPDIICLQELRAMEHQVPDPIQELDYHKAYHTAEKKGYSGVGILSKEEPINIEKGIGVAWIDQEGRIMMAEYENLIVFSIYAPSGTTGDERQKLKMEFLDIFLPFAQKYLASEKPVVFCGDFNICHKAIDIHNPKRNKNTSGFLPEEREWVSRLLQTGFEDVYRRLHEGESDLYSWWSYRAASKERNKGWRIDYHMSSPELLELAEEATIERAWDLSDHAPVSVSYAI; this is encoded by the coding sequence ATGCTTAAAATTTCATCCCTAAACGCTAATGGTATTCGCGCAGCGCACCGTCACGGTTTTACAGACTGGATTGAGGAATCCCATCCCGATATTATTTGCCTACAAGAACTACGGGCTATGGAACACCAGGTGCCTGATCCTATTCAAGAATTAGATTATCATAAGGCTTATCATACAGCAGAAAAAAAGGGCTATTCCGGAGTTGGAATCCTATCCAAAGAAGAACCTATTAACATAGAAAAGGGCATTGGTGTTGCTTGGATTGACCAAGAGGGGCGCATTATGATGGCCGAATATGAAAACCTCATCGTTTTCTCCATTTATGCACCTAGCGGCACAACAGGCGATGAACGACAAAAACTAAAAATGGAATTTCTGGATATCTTTCTGCCCTTTGCTCAAAAATATTTGGCAAGTGAAAAACCAGTTGTTTTTTGTGGTGATTTCAATATTTGTCACAAAGCTATTGATATTCACAATCCCAAGAGAAACAAAAACACCTCGGGGTTTTTACCCGAAGAACGTGAGTGGGTTAGTCGCTTGCTCCAAACAGGTTTTGAGGATGTCTATCGCCGGCTCCATGAGGGAGAATCCGATCTTTACAGCTGGTGGAGCTATCGTGCTGCATCTAAAGAACGAAATAAAGGATGGCGTATTGACTATCACATGAGCAGCCCCGAATTACTGGAATTAGCCGAAGAAGCTACTATCGAAAGAGCGTGGGACCTCTCCGACCACGCTCCTGTGAGTGTTAGTTATGCCATTTAA
- the rpmG gene encoding 50S ribosomal protein L33 produces the protein MAKGNRVQVILECTEAPGTSRYHTTKNRRNTPDRLELKKYNPVLRKHTVHKEIK, from the coding sequence ATGGCAAAAGGAAATAGAGTACAAGTAATCTTGGAATGCACCGAAGCACCGGGTACTTCGCGATATCATACTACAAAAAATCGGCGAAATACTCCTGACCGACTGGAGCTAAAAAAATATAACCCCGTTCTTCGCAAGCATACCGTACACAAAGAAATTAAATAG